TTCGTGTCGGATGCGTCCCATGAGCTTAGGACACCTATAGCTGTAATTCAGGGGTATGTAAATATGCTTGACCGCTGGGGTAAGGAGGATGAGCAGGTTTTGGGAGAATCCATAGAAGCGCTCAAGAATGAGTCCCAGCACATGAAGGAATTGGTTGAGCAGCTGTTGTTTCTGGCGAGAGGGGACAGCGGAAGACAGCATTTGAATATGGAAAAATTGGATCTCAACTGCATGGTGAGCGAGGTGTGGGAGGAGTCTATGATGATAGATGAGAGCCACAGATATGAATTCCAGGGTACGGAGAATGAGGCGTGTGTGCTCGGCGATGTGGCGATGATCAAGCAGTCTGTCAGGATATTTGTCCAGAATGCGGCGAAGTATTCTGAACCCTGCACGACCATAATACTCGGTGTGAAAGAGGAACCCGGTTATGTCAGTTATATGATAGAGGACGAGGGAACCGGGATGAATCCGGGCGATCTGGCTCACATATTTGACAGATTTTACCGTTCAGACGAAGCACGCAACAGTGAGACAGGGGGTTCGGGACTGGGATTGTCCATCGCTAAATGGATAGTTGATGCTCACGGTGGAACCATACAAGTTATATCGAGAGAAGACATAGGATCAAGATTTGTTGTGAGATTTCCTGCATGTTAATAGATGAAGTGGTGGATGTGTGCCAGCCAACGGTTTGGTTATATTCAAATAGTTGATAAGCAGATTAAATATACATAAACGATCTGCCCCTGCATAGACTGTATAAAACAGAATATGCGGGGGCTTTTTCTTTGAAGGGATACATAGAAGAACGGGCGGTAGAAGCAGCAAATTATATCATTGATACCAGAGCAACGGTCAGACAGACGGCGGACAGGATGGGAATAAGCAAATCAACGGTTCACAAAGATATAACGGAGAGACTTATAAGGATCAGACCGATGCTGGCGGCTCAGGCGAGGGTCGTGCTGGATGCAAATAAGGCGGAGAGACATATAAGGGGCGGACTTGCTACCAGGGAAAAGTATCTGCATGAACACGAGGTGGAGGAACAAAGGCGGAATAAGCAGATGATCACAAAGATTTAATACCTCGTGTGTTGTAATTTTTTCCGATATGGGGTAAACTTTTGTTGGCTGCACATAGGATCCGACACGTGGTGTATGTGCAGTGAAGACAACAGTTTAATGCGATTAGAGGTTAGAATATGAGGTTTATACATATTTCGGACGTGCATTTGGGAATGACACCGGATAAGGGAAAAGCGTGGAGTGGTGTCCGTGCAAAGGAAATAGAAGATACATTTGACAAGATCCTGGCAATTGCGGAAGAAAGAAAGGTCGATCTGCTTCTTGTGGCGGGAGATCTTTTTCATAAGGCACCAGGGATTATTGATTTAGACATGCTGGATGGCAAGCTGGCAAAGCTCACGAATACCAAGACGATCATAGTTGCGGGAAGCAGCGACTATATAGAGAAGGATTCACCATCGGAGACATTTGAATTTAAGTCAAATACAGTGATACTTCCTGCTGGTGAATTCAACAATGCGTATTTTGAGGATATAGATACCTGCATCACTGGATTCAGCTACGGACAGGAGACATACAAGGAGAATTTTGCAGAAGGGATAGAGCCGCAGAAGGAGGGCGCTGCAAATATACTTCTCATGTATGGCGGTGATGAGGAGCACGGTGCATTTGACTTCAGAAAGCTTGCCGATTCGGGATTTGATTATGTTGCATTGGGATATTTGAGAAAGCCAAAGCACATGGTGAAGAATAAAATGGCGTATCCGGGTTCCCCAGAGCCATTGACACACAGTGATACGGGCAAGCATGGTTTTATATATGGACAGATAATACACGGTGAGACGAGAATAAAGTGGGAGTCTATAGCTTGCAGAAGCTATATCAATCTGGGACTTGAGGTGAAGCCAGAATATACTGCTGCACAGATAGAGCGTGTGATCGAAAAGCAGATAGACAAGATGGGCAGTGAGAATATTTACAGAGTTATCCTCAAGGGACAGAAGGGTAGAAAGGTGGACACGACATTTGATGATCTGACATCCAGATACATGATATATGATATTGTAGACAACACAATGTTTGACTACAATAAAGAAAGCCTTATGAAGGATAACGAGAACAATGTGCTGGGAAGATTCATTGCCGAACTTTCGCGAAATGATGATGTGGTCAGCAGAAAGGCACTTGAATACGGCCTGGAGGCTGTGATAGCTACTGGAGAAAAGTGATGTATATAAATAAATTGTTTTTGAAAGAATTTGGAAAATTCAACAATAGAGAGATAAAGCTAGAACAGGGGCTGAATGTCTTGTATGGAGATGAAGGTGCAGGAAAGAGCACGGTTAGGGATTTTGTAACCGGTATACTGTTTGGCATCAATAAATCCAGGGGACTTGGATCAGGCAGGGATGATTATTCTGCCAGAAAGCCGAAGGGTGGAAATGGATATTCTGGAAAAGCCCATGTGACAAGTGCAGGCAGGAACCATTTGCTTGAGAGAAATTTCAATATGACTACTGACGGAGCCACGCTCACGGATATAGAGAATGGCAAGAGTGAGAGACTTCGCACAAAGAATTCTTACAGGGGTATTCTGTTTGATATGGATAAGAGTACCTATGTAGATGCTCTGAATGTTGAGCCTGCAGACGAGTATGGAGACAGTGACAAGGCGGTGTGTGATTTCCTTGAGAAGTACCTTCACAACATTAGAGAGACTGGATGTAGCGGTATCAACAAGGCGGCTGCCATCCAGTACCTTGAAAACGAGCGAAAGAAATATGACAATAAGAAATACCTTATGCAGATAGAAGAACTTGAAGCCCAGATGGATGAGTTGGGAGATGTGGATAAAGATCTGGAGGACATAAGGAAAGCCAGAAGAGAAGAACTTGACGCTTACAATATGGAAATTGCGAGACTCAAGCGGGAAGCGAGACAGCTTGTAAACGAGAAGGATGCGGAGATCCCCGACGAAGATGAGGACAGGGAGAGAAGTCATATATTCCTTGAGGTTGAGGCAATTGATGACGAGGATGAGAAGAAGGAGAAAAAGAAACAGGAGAAAAAGTCCAAGAAGCTTACAGACAATATATTTGTCATAATGGCTGTTGGAATCCTTGTTGTGGGTCTGATCACTCTCGCTGTTCATCTTGTGGGATTCCAGAAATCTATCCAGCAGCTGTTTGTTATATGTACTATAGCATTTGTCGCCATAACCATAATAGACGGTCTGTTCCGAAAAGGCGCATTTGACGGCGATAAGCTTCCGTCGGAGGAGGAATTTCAGAGGACGATATATGAGATGGGAAGGGCCACGGAATCAAGGACCGTGCGCGTGGAGATAGACAGGGTGTTTCAGGAGGAGCACGATAAGAAGCTTGACATGTTTAAGTTCCAGGAGCATGATGCCATTGAGAAGAGGGATGCCTACTATGAACTCAAGGAGAAGAGGGATGCCATATTTGTGGATTACGATGCACTTGAGACGGAGAAGAAAGCGATCGATAAAGCTATTGATACGATCAACGACCTGTCAGACAGTCTGGCTGCCAGATTCGATGGGGTTGAGCAGAGTGTATCACAGATGCTTGGTCTGATATCTGATGGAAGATACACTGAGGTGAAACTGGACGATGATATGCATGTTGCAGTGGAAAAGGATGGACATTTCTTCCGGGCTGAATTCTTGGGAAATGACGTGGTGAGACAGGTATATCTGGCTGTAAGGCTGGCTGTTGCAAAGATACTGGATGATGAGAAGATGCCTCTGCTGCTTGATGATGTGGTTGATGCCTCAGATGAGAGACAGCTTACAGGTGTATTTAAGGCGATAAGAACAGTTGATACCGAGCAGGTGATCCTTCTTACCTCAGATAGTGAGTTGATGAAAAAACTCGAGGATATGCGTATTACATGCAATGTGGTTACATTGTAATTATTTATACATGTTAGGTGTTATAAAACATGAAAAAATCCCCTAATGATCAAGCTCTTATATCATTTGATATATGAATTATGGATCATTAGGGGATTTCTGTATTAATTATGATATTCTAGTAATTCTCATAGTTGTCTGAGATAGTGTGCTTTACCTTATACTCAGCAATTCTTGCACTGATTCTCTCGGATGGATCGAGAAGATCGCTGAGAGATGCATCGTGGTTCAAGTGATCAATTATGAGTGCGATATACTTGCTCATGTCGGCTGATACATACCAGTCACGGCTTGCAAGCTCTGGAAGCTGGTATGTGAGGTTGGTTGTGATGACCTTCTCAATGATACCCTCTTCATGACACTTGTCGAACACCTCGAGACCCTTTGTAAAGAGACCAAATGTAGCAAGAGCGAATACTCTTCTTGCCTTTCTCGCCTTGAGCTGCTTTGCAACGTCTATCATACTCTCTCCAGATGCGATCATATCATCGATGATGATAACATCCTTGCCCTCAACTGAATCGCCGAGGAATTCATGGGCAACGATAGGGTTACGTCCGTCAACTACTCTTGAGTAATCCCTTCTCTTGTAGAACATACCTACGTCAACACCAAGAAGGTTTGCAAAGTAGATAGCTCTGTGCATAGCACCTTCATCAGGTGAGATGACCATCATGTGGTCATTGCCAATCTCAAGATCAGGAGTAGATCTAAGAAGCGCCTTAACGAACTGGTAAGTAGGCTTCACATTCTCGAAACCGCTCTTAGGGATAGCGTTTACTACTCGTGGATCATGCGCATCAAATGTTACGATATTGTCGACACCGTACTGCTTGAGCTCCTGAAGCATAACAGCACAGTCAAGAGACTCACGACCTGATCTCTTGTGCTGACGGCTTTCGTAGAGGAAAGGCATGATAACTGTAAGCTTTCTAGGCTTATCTGTCATGGCAGAGATGATACGCTTAAGATCAGCGTAGTGGTCGTCTGGTGACATTCTCTGTGGCTGACCTGCCATTGTGTATGTGCA
This sequence is a window from Coprococcus eutactus. Protein-coding genes within it:
- a CDS encoding sensor histidine kinase; translation: MGKKTNENKRMSSIARRINMSFWLKEVGNVILIDIVIAFLIVGAFAWWGREQLPQDVGGMKYYIDKNEDGGGYEYIIEGSDKKKYRYDVKILWDIIEIPGIILLGMEIIVLFLALFRTADVRRRLKPLNDLAVKAEKLSKEPMDHNKIDDLEKAISHLSADDDEQVIHTGDKDLQSIEIALNNLLKNMKENEKRQMRFVSDASHELRTPIAVIQGYVNMLDRWGKEDEQVLGESIEALKNESQHMKELVEQLLFLARGDSGRQHLNMEKLDLNCMVSEVWEESMMIDESHRYEFQGTENEACVLGDVAMIKQSVRIFVQNAAKYSEPCTTIILGVKEEPGYVSYMIEDEGTGMNPGDLAHIFDRFYRSDEARNSETGGSGLGLSIAKWIVDAHGGTIQVISREDIGSRFVVRFPAC
- the spoIIID gene encoding sporulation transcriptional regulator SpoIIID, whose translation is MKGYIEERAVEAANYIIDTRATVRQTADRMGISKSTVHKDITERLIRIRPMLAAQARVVLDANKAERHIRGGLATREKYLHEHEVEEQRRNKQMITKI
- a CDS encoding metallophosphoesterase family protein; the protein is MRFIHISDVHLGMTPDKGKAWSGVRAKEIEDTFDKILAIAEERKVDLLLVAGDLFHKAPGIIDLDMLDGKLAKLTNTKTIIVAGSSDYIEKDSPSETFEFKSNTVILPAGEFNNAYFEDIDTCITGFSYGQETYKENFAEGIEPQKEGAANILLMYGGDEEHGAFDFRKLADSGFDYVALGYLRKPKHMVKNKMAYPGSPEPLTHSDTGKHGFIYGQIIHGETRIKWESIACRSYINLGLEVKPEYTAAQIERVIEKQIDKMGSENIYRVILKGQKGRKVDTTFDDLTSRYMIYDIVDNTMFDYNKESLMKDNENNVLGRFIAELSRNDDVVSRKALEYGLEAVIATGEK
- a CDS encoding ATP-binding protein encodes the protein MYINKLFLKEFGKFNNREIKLEQGLNVLYGDEGAGKSTVRDFVTGILFGINKSRGLGSGRDDYSARKPKGGNGYSGKAHVTSAGRNHLLERNFNMTTDGATLTDIENGKSERLRTKNSYRGILFDMDKSTYVDALNVEPADEYGDSDKAVCDFLEKYLHNIRETGCSGINKAAAIQYLENERKKYDNKKYLMQIEELEAQMDELGDVDKDLEDIRKARREELDAYNMEIARLKREARQLVNEKDAEIPDEDEDRERSHIFLEVEAIDDEDEKKEKKKQEKKSKKLTDNIFVIMAVGILVVGLITLAVHLVGFQKSIQQLFVICTIAFVAITIIDGLFRKGAFDGDKLPSEEEFQRTIYEMGRATESRTVRVEIDRVFQEEHDKKLDMFKFQEHDAIEKRDAYYELKEKRDAIFVDYDALETEKKAIDKAIDTINDLSDSLAARFDGVEQSVSQMLGLISDGRYTEVKLDDDMHVAVEKDGHFFRAEFLGNDVVRQVYLAVRLAVAKILDDEKMPLLLDDVVDASDERQLTGVFKAIRTVDTEQVILLTSDSELMKKLEDMRITCNVVTL
- a CDS encoding ribose-phosphate pyrophosphokinase; the protein is MPDDSKLETIPVGSLGIIAHKSIVPLGKKVDSYIVKWRKNRQNENKSSIVFHGYEKDSYLIDTDCPRFGSGEAKGIVNESVRGKDIYIMLDVGNYSCTYTMAGQPQRMSPDDHYADLKRIISAMTDKPRKLTVIMPFLYESRQHKRSGRESLDCAVMLQELKQYGVDNIVTFDAHDPRVVNAIPKSGFENVKPTYQFVKALLRSTPDLEIGNDHMMVISPDEGAMHRAIYFANLLGVDVGMFYKRRDYSRVVDGRNPIVAHEFLGDSVEGKDVIIIDDMIASGESMIDVAKQLKARKARRVFALATFGLFTKGLEVFDKCHEEGIIEKVITTNLTYQLPELASRDWYVSADMSKYIALIIDHLNHDASLSDLLDPSERISARIAEYKVKHTISDNYENY